Proteins encoded within one genomic window of Streptomyces sp. NBC_01314:
- a CDS encoding SDR family NAD(P)-dependent oxidoreductase: MTHRAETYEKTFAGHEPFIAQHRAAGTGLLPAAVQLEMAMVGVAMLGPFTPLELTDVAFLRPLTVADDATAAVRLDVAHDPDVRFELSTVVAGERKQLSTGRGRRLPDGSTPGAVPRVTGTRTITADDLYDSWSRAGLWYGPDFRTVRELTVGDGTARAALRSDAEPMPWFAHPLLTDGVLQVVSCALQDLPGATAPRPMLPIGVARVAVHTDLSALSSGATVLVRRTGVEGAYSTADAVLLGPSGEVAAEFDGVRMRRTAAMAPGTEPSERTAQPLSRIHWRPAPGPEREPAQGTWVVLHHGDALGEHTARQLRAEGARVVEAGLGASPAHPARDRDHLVLPHADEDGFRRLWEDVGDPVAGVVHLWNATEAADDGTEDSELRAGLHGCFAALKTLGERQRNSRFLVVTRHAQPVADDDTPVPARAALWGLVRTAAIEYPGLRPRLIDLDDTTAADALTAELGEGPTEVAHRHGVRHEPVRLFDLFDVRARPASRPIRRGGRYLVLGGHGGLGLEVARRFAEEGAGLVALVSRSGTAGTDRSPLAGIEAAGCAVVSYAADITAPGELRAVVERVRGEYGDLHGVVHAAGTLKDGLIRSTTAEDINAVMRPKADGVRELAAAVAGTDLDFAVLFASVSGAFGNLGQGGYAAANAYLDAFAHAHGAPWLSVDWGLWGEVGMGTAVADQLRRRGVRPLGTTEALDALIAVLGGDARQVVVAHPDGTEPGPDTTESRPDTGDRHATTVTRTPNRPDHDGSGGVHAGEGRERVEDELERFLGERLGVASFDRRTPLADYGMSSIMSVELSEELSRRWDLHLPATLFLEHGDFTELARALTDRYGAAGAVPAPAAGKTAESAASAAQAAQDVREPEPEAAPAAALPRGADTGRDTDVAVVAVSGDLPGALDVTGLWPLLRSGGHAFTEIPAERWDIDAHFEERGPHMTGTYCRTGAFLDDIDRFDPSFFGISVREAEEMDAQQKLLLEHAWAVRDESGLVGRRDIGVFVGATYTHHRDAQGLDSVGPHTALGSLNAVLANRVSYALDLTGPSQTVDTFCSSSLVAVQQAVAALRAGTCAAAIVAGCHVGLTPWYYRSLSQLGALSQTLPHPFDNRADGFVPGEGAVAVMLKRRADAERDGDRIWGVIRGAAVNHGGRGSALPVPRSEAQTAVIRAALDDAGTAPADISLIESHGTATRLGDPVEIAALTDVFGDDTDRRTPVHIGSVKANIGHLEPAAGLAGLVKVLLCLRHGEIPPLAGYESPGAHLDLTGGPFVIPTEPRPWRSDGPRRAGISAFGMGGTNAHIVVEEYPAAPPAENTPAPSSLGEHLLLLSAHTPQALARRAADLRRLLRAEPSAASALCRSAAVGRDHLRYRVAILGSTAETLSAGLAHVVRRGDAAQGAVLRDGTVLESGARTADAALAVRMAPFTSHTPERLAAQLRVSDDRLSTGLAFFHVGGGTVDWHQVYEGTPARRVALPPYPFRTDATSTEDTDEGTDEGTDEGTDDMTATVHRLSRAHRVFGEATLPGALTAALALGSADVLRRIAFVGRGTGLHTLTSDLDDPARTGPVTFRYGDRIVARLETGRPDEALGDPPGAHDIDTLRAGLDRTLDPRGLYAWFAAKGMDFAAPLRSLADVRFGPARVLARVDGSTGDDLERAVVALDAALQSMAVLTLADPAAASATYLPVSIGRLVRRDDPARTAYVLLDADDTAPDGVRRGHATLLAADGRVLVRLEDVEYRTVTGKDASDVAEEPRRDAPRPVVTASSPAPGTAIQASVLALVRNTLHDPSVTPTTSLSSAGLDSMLATAIAADIEETHGVRLSPTDVLDAADCRALAARVAEQTGAPGRTVTLTTPAVTAEPTPDPKDMAVIGLALALPGARNPTELWSLLTRGDTEIGPAPAHRWGTYARGTQSDVGGFLGNVEEFDARFFDFFPKQAEVLDPQARWLLRTTWEACESAGLPPRRLSSSTGVFVGASYQHYRDYNIAPELDAHSGLGNHNAFLANRLSHFLDLRGPSMTVDTLCSSSLVALHTAVRSIRNGECEQAIVAGVRVGMSPLHYVAMRNLRALSPSGASRAFDAAADGFVPGEGVVSMVVKPLTAALRDGDRVRGVIRGSAVNHGGRTSGLTVPSARAQGDVIAGALRDAGVSPETVGLLEAHGTGTGLGDPIEVEGLTRAWREHTDRAQFCAIGSLKSNIGHLEPAAGLAGLVKVLLAMEHGVIPPTLHVTRPNDHIRFEDTPFYLADGARAWPRDGRPRRAAVSAFGMGGVNAHVVVEEPPAAPVRAGAAPGSHLVRVTGVDEAAVRALATAYADRFDAARDDWETADLCHTANVGRSPLEFQTAVSGRTAAALATALRAVAGGSVPIARADSGLTTEQAREQARGDRDPAGEPSRHTAVAALVRAGYAHVDWAALSAPGARVTDLPTYPFAAQKHWHMHEAKGEAQAGHRAEALRTEWRTGELPPPAPSFSSRHTSVRLVTTDPVLRDALTSALRDRGAVVEETDRTGQTAQTGPTRPSTDTVVVVDTPNPQDAEPYDLSAFWSELGSLIAALPAHGRLLWAGHHSAAVHAAERGRLRPEAAAMAMAVRAACAESRKYSAVVDLDPADPADARARQIAAEYAALPQGPDADPGTDPLSGTFAAYRHGIRYVPHTVTAPPGPSYEPSGDGYYLVTGGLGAVGRQLVRRLVDRGARRVGVVGRSVIDETLSEPLRELSGRAEVAYLPCDVSDASALAVVAREFGARWGRLLGVVHCSGGVNPFGAMHRRPWSDATKVVAPKIPGSLNAVRLARAQGADFAVLVSSIAGTRARAGRGLVDYSLANAYQLALAERENGIATTVTAHAWPNWTGTGMEADASYSAAHSIGTHEAADAFLDHLRSGGAVVFPGTAPTPASPPTPTGPDVPAASAQGAARSGAYGAATEIRTVIPAPATNERDREEMRGHVRDAFVHVLGEDPGDRPLQALALDSLVIAELTTALEQRGGLTVDPSLFMRAPTADDIAAALATATSGRTAAPDQDASPGRPVASDDQRASALSALLHPLLTRDRGPVTP; the protein is encoded by the coding sequence GTGACGCACCGAGCCGAGACCTACGAGAAGACCTTCGCGGGACACGAACCCTTCATCGCCCAGCACCGCGCCGCGGGCACCGGACTGCTGCCCGCCGCGGTGCAGTTGGAGATGGCGATGGTCGGCGTCGCCATGCTCGGGCCGTTCACTCCGCTGGAGCTCACCGACGTGGCCTTCCTCAGGCCCCTCACCGTCGCCGACGACGCGACGGCGGCCGTTCGGCTCGACGTCGCCCACGACCCGGACGTCCGCTTCGAACTGAGCACCGTCGTGGCCGGGGAACGCAAACAGCTGTCCACCGGCCGCGGCCGACGGCTCCCGGACGGCTCGACGCCCGGGGCCGTCCCCCGGGTGACCGGCACACGCACGATCACCGCGGACGACCTGTACGACAGCTGGTCGCGCGCCGGACTGTGGTACGGACCGGACTTCCGCACGGTCCGGGAGCTCACCGTCGGCGACGGCACCGCCCGAGCCGCCCTGCGCAGCGACGCCGAACCCATGCCGTGGTTCGCCCACCCCCTGCTGACGGACGGCGTACTCCAGGTCGTGAGCTGCGCGCTCCAGGACCTACCGGGCGCGACCGCGCCCCGGCCCATGCTGCCGATCGGCGTGGCCCGCGTCGCCGTCCACACCGATCTGTCGGCCCTGTCGTCCGGGGCCACCGTCCTGGTCCGCCGGACCGGGGTCGAGGGCGCCTACTCGACGGCCGACGCCGTGCTCCTCGGACCGTCGGGCGAGGTCGCCGCGGAGTTCGACGGTGTCCGCATGCGCCGTACGGCCGCGATGGCGCCGGGCACCGAGCCGTCGGAGCGGACCGCCCAGCCGCTCTCCCGCATCCACTGGCGGCCCGCGCCCGGCCCGGAACGCGAGCCCGCCCAAGGCACCTGGGTCGTCCTCCACCACGGCGACGCCCTGGGCGAGCACACCGCCCGGCAGCTGCGCGCCGAGGGCGCCCGCGTGGTGGAGGCCGGCCTCGGCGCGTCCCCGGCGCACCCGGCGCGGGACCGCGACCACCTCGTCCTGCCGCACGCCGACGAGGACGGATTCCGGCGGCTGTGGGAGGACGTCGGCGACCCGGTGGCGGGAGTCGTGCACCTGTGGAACGCCACCGAAGCGGCCGACGACGGCACGGAGGACTCCGAACTCCGCGCCGGACTTCACGGGTGCTTCGCCGCCCTGAAGACGCTCGGCGAGCGGCAGCGCAACTCCCGCTTCCTCGTGGTGACCCGGCACGCCCAGCCGGTGGCGGACGACGACACGCCCGTGCCCGCACGCGCGGCCCTGTGGGGTCTCGTGCGGACGGCGGCCATCGAGTACCCCGGCCTGCGCCCCCGGCTCATCGACCTCGACGACACCACCGCCGCCGACGCGCTCACGGCGGAACTCGGCGAGGGCCCCACGGAGGTCGCCCACCGACACGGCGTCCGCCACGAGCCCGTCCGACTGTTCGATCTGTTCGACGTGCGGGCCCGCCCGGCGAGCCGGCCCATCAGGCGGGGCGGCCGCTATCTCGTCCTCGGCGGACACGGGGGGCTGGGCCTGGAGGTGGCCCGCCGGTTCGCCGAGGAGGGAGCCGGACTCGTCGCGCTCGTCAGCCGGAGCGGCACGGCGGGCACCGACCGGTCCCCACTGGCCGGGATCGAAGCGGCGGGCTGCGCCGTCGTGTCGTACGCCGCCGACATCACCGCCCCCGGTGAGCTGCGGGCCGTCGTGGAACGTGTCCGGGGCGAATACGGCGACCTGCACGGCGTGGTCCACGCGGCGGGCACGCTCAAGGACGGGCTCATCCGGTCCACCACCGCCGAGGACATCAACGCGGTCATGCGTCCCAAGGCCGACGGCGTCCGCGAACTCGCCGCCGCCGTCGCCGGAACGGACCTCGACTTCGCCGTCCTCTTCGCCTCCGTCTCCGGCGCCTTCGGCAACCTCGGCCAGGGCGGATACGCCGCCGCCAACGCCTACCTGGACGCCTTCGCCCACGCGCACGGCGCGCCCTGGCTCAGCGTCGACTGGGGCCTGTGGGGCGAGGTCGGCATGGGAACGGCTGTCGCGGACCAGCTCCGGCGCCGGGGCGTCCGGCCGCTGGGGACGACCGAGGCCCTGGACGCGTTGATCGCCGTCCTGGGCGGGGACGCCCGCCAAGTGGTCGTCGCCCACCCCGACGGCACGGAGCCCGGGCCAGACACCACGGAGTCCCGGCCCGACACCGGCGACCGGCACGCCACCACGGTCACGCGGACCCCGAACCGCCCGGACCACGACGGCTCGGGCGGCGTACACGCCGGCGAGGGCCGGGAGCGGGTGGAGGACGAGCTGGAGCGCTTCCTCGGCGAACGGCTGGGCGTCGCCTCCTTCGACCGCCGTACCCCTCTGGCCGACTACGGCATGAGTTCCATCATGAGCGTCGAGCTGTCGGAGGAGCTGTCCCGCCGCTGGGACCTGCACCTCCCGGCCACCCTCTTCCTGGAACACGGCGACTTCACCGAACTGGCACGGGCGTTGACGGACCGGTACGGCGCGGCAGGCGCGGTGCCGGCGCCGGCCGCCGGGAAGACCGCCGAATCGGCGGCGTCGGCGGCACAGGCGGCACAGGACGTGCGGGAGCCCGAGCCGGAGGCCGCTCCTGCCGCCGCCCTTCCCCGGGGGGCGGACACCGGGCGGGACACGGACGTGGCCGTGGTCGCAGTCTCCGGCGACCTGCCCGGAGCACTCGACGTCACCGGTCTGTGGCCACTGCTGCGCTCCGGCGGGCACGCGTTCACCGAGATCCCGGCCGAACGCTGGGACATCGACGCGCACTTCGAGGAACGCGGCCCTCATATGACGGGCACCTACTGCCGCACCGGCGCCTTCCTCGACGACATCGACCGCTTCGATCCGTCGTTCTTCGGCATCTCCGTGCGTGAGGCCGAGGAGATGGACGCCCAACAGAAGCTGCTGCTCGAACACGCCTGGGCGGTACGCGACGAGAGCGGTCTCGTCGGCCGCCGCGACATCGGCGTCTTCGTCGGCGCCACCTACACCCACCACCGCGACGCCCAGGGCCTGGACAGCGTCGGACCGCACACCGCGCTCGGCTCCCTGAACGCCGTACTGGCCAACCGCGTCTCCTACGCGCTCGATCTGACGGGCCCTTCGCAGACCGTCGACACCTTCTGCTCCTCCTCCCTCGTCGCCGTCCAGCAGGCGGTCGCCGCGCTGCGCGCCGGAACGTGCGCCGCCGCGATCGTGGCGGGCTGCCACGTCGGACTCACCCCGTGGTACTACCGCAGCCTCAGCCAGCTCGGGGCCCTGTCGCAGACCCTGCCGCACCCCTTCGACAACCGCGCCGACGGCTTCGTCCCCGGTGAGGGAGCGGTCGCCGTCATGCTCAAGCGTCGTGCGGACGCCGAGCGCGACGGTGACCGGATCTGGGGTGTGATCCGGGGCGCGGCCGTCAACCACGGCGGCCGGGGCAGCGCCCTGCCCGTGCCCCGCAGCGAGGCCCAGACCGCCGTCATCCGCGCCGCCCTCGACGACGCCGGGACGGCCCCGGCGGACATCTCCCTGATCGAGAGCCACGGCACGGCGACCCGGCTCGGCGACCCGGTCGAGATCGCCGCGCTCACCGATGTGTTCGGCGACGACACGGACCGCCGTACGCCGGTGCACATCGGCTCGGTGAAGGCCAACATCGGCCATCTGGAACCGGCCGCCGGACTCGCCGGACTGGTCAAGGTCCTCCTGTGCCTTCGGCACGGGGAGATCCCGCCCCTCGCGGGCTACGAGAGCCCCGGCGCGCACCTCGACCTCACCGGCGGGCCCTTCGTGATCCCGACGGAACCCCGGCCGTGGCGCTCCGACGGGCCACGTCGTGCGGGTATCAGCGCCTTCGGTATGGGCGGCACCAACGCGCACATCGTCGTGGAGGAGTACCCCGCCGCACCACCCGCCGAGAACACCCCCGCACCATCCTCCCTGGGCGAACACCTCCTGCTGCTGTCCGCGCACACGCCGCAGGCACTGGCCCGGCGCGCGGCGGACCTGCGACGGCTGCTGCGGGCCGAGCCGTCGGCCGCGAGCGCGCTGTGCCGCTCGGCCGCCGTGGGGCGCGACCACCTGCGGTACCGCGTCGCGATCCTCGGCTCCACGGCCGAGACCCTGTCGGCCGGACTGGCGCACGTCGTCCGCAGGGGTGACGCGGCCCAGGGTGCCGTCCTGCGCGACGGGACGGTCCTGGAGAGCGGTGCCCGTACGGCCGACGCCGCGCTCGCCGTCCGCATGGCCCCCTTCACATCGCACACCCCCGAACGGCTCGCGGCCCAACTGCGCGTCTCGGACGACCGGTTGAGCACCGGGCTGGCCTTCTTCCACGTCGGCGGCGGAACCGTCGACTGGCACCAGGTGTACGAGGGGACGCCCGCGCGACGGGTCGCTCTGCCGCCCTACCCCTTCCGGACGGACGCCACGAGCACGGAGGACACGGACGAGGGCACGGACGAGGGCACGGACGAGGGCACGGACGACATGACCGCGACCGTCCACCGGCTGTCCCGCGCCCACCGCGTGTTCGGTGAGGCGACGCTGCCTGGGGCGCTGACGGCGGCCCTGGCACTCGGGAGCGCCGACGTCCTGCGGCGGATCGCGTTCGTGGGCAGGGGCACCGGACTCCACACCCTCACCAGCGACCTGGACGATCCCGCCCGCACGGGACCGGTCACGTTCCGGTACGGCGACCGCATCGTCGCCCGTCTCGAAACGGGCCGCCCGGACGAGGCGCTCGGCGACCCGCCCGGCGCCCATGACATCGACACCCTGCGCGCGGGGCTCGACCGAACACTGGACCCCAGGGGCCTGTACGCCTGGTTCGCGGCCAAGGGCATGGACTTCGCCGCCCCCCTGCGCTCCCTCGCGGACGTGCGCTTCGGGCCGGCCCGCGTGCTCGCCCGGGTCGACGGCTCCACCGGCGACGACCTGGAGAGGGCCGTGGTCGCCCTCGACGCCGCGCTGCAGAGCATGGCCGTACTGACCCTGGCCGACCCGGCCGCGGCGTCGGCGACGTATCTGCCGGTGTCCATCGGGCGGCTCGTACGGCGGGACGATCCGGCGCGGACGGCCTACGTGCTGCTCGACGCCGACGACACCGCACCGGACGGGGTACGGCGCGGCCACGCCACCCTGCTGGCCGCGGACGGCAGGGTGCTGGTGCGTCTTGAGGACGTGGAGTACCGGACGGTGACGGGGAAAGACGCGTCCGACGTGGCTGAGGAGCCGCGGCGGGACGCGCCCCGGCCGGTCGTGACCGCGTCCTCGCCCGCCCCCGGGACCGCGATCCAGGCCTCGGTGCTCGCCCTCGTGCGGAACACTCTGCACGATCCGAGCGTCACCCCGACGACCTCGCTGTCCTCCGCCGGACTCGACTCCATGCTCGCAACGGCCATCGCGGCCGACATCGAGGAGACCCACGGCGTGCGGCTGAGCCCCACGGACGTCCTGGACGCGGCGGACTGCCGCGCCCTGGCCGCACGGGTCGCCGAGCAGACCGGCGCGCCGGGGCGGACCGTCACCCTCACCACACCCGCCGTCACCGCCGAACCCACGCCCGACCCGAAGGACATGGCCGTCATCGGCCTCGCCCTCGCCCTGCCCGGGGCCCGGAACCCGACCGAGTTGTGGTCGCTGCTGACCCGGGGAGACACGGAGATCGGCCCCGCGCCCGCCCACCGCTGGGGAACGTACGCGCGGGGCACCCAGTCCGACGTCGGTGGCTTCCTCGGCAACGTGGAGGAGTTCGACGCCCGCTTCTTCGACTTCTTCCCCAAGCAGGCCGAGGTGCTCGACCCCCAGGCCCGCTGGCTGCTGCGGACGACCTGGGAGGCATGCGAGTCGGCCGGCCTGCCGCCACGTCGACTCTCGTCGTCCACGGGTGTGTTCGTGGGCGCCAGCTACCAGCACTACCGCGACTACAACATCGCGCCGGAACTGGACGCCCACAGCGGTCTCGGCAACCACAACGCCTTCCTCGCGAACCGGCTCAGCCACTTCCTCGACCTGCGTGGTCCGAGCATGACGGTCGACACGCTCTGCTCGTCGTCGCTGGTGGCCCTGCACACGGCGGTGCGCAGCATCAGGAACGGCGAGTGCGAACAGGCCATCGTCGCAGGTGTCCGGGTCGGCATGTCGCCGTTGCACTACGTGGCCATGAGGAATCTGCGGGCTCTGTCACCTTCGGGTGCGTCGCGTGCCTTCGACGCGGCGGCGGACGGATTCGTGCCGGGTGAGGGGGTGGTGTCGATGGTGGTGAAGCCGTTGACGGCCGCCCTGCGGGACGGGGACCGGGTGCGCGGTGTGATCCGGGGGAGCGCGGTCAACCACGGGGGCCGCACCAGCGGGTTGACGGTGCCGAGCGCTCGCGCGCAAGGGGACGTCATCGCCGGGGCGCTGCGGGACGCGGGCGTCTCGCCGGAGACGGTCGGGTTGCTGGAGGCACACGGTACGGGGACGGGACTCGGTGATCCGATCGAGGTCGAGGGGCTGACCCGGGCCTGGCGGGAGCACACCGATCGGGCGCAGTTCTGTGCGATCGGGTCGTTGAAGTCGAACATCGGTCATCTGGAGCCGGCCGCCGGCCTGGCGGGTCTGGTGAAGGTGCTGCTGGCGATGGAGCACGGGGTGATCCCGCCGACGCTGCATGTCACGCGTCCCAATGACCACATCCGTTTCGAGGACACACCCTTCTACCTCGCCGACGGTGCGCGGGCCTGGCCGCGTGACGGCCGTCCGCGGCGGGCAGCGGTCAGCGCGTTCGGTATGGGCGGTGTCAACGCCCATGTCGTCGTCGAAGAGCCACCGGCGGCGCCGGTCCGCGCCGGGGCGGCCCCCGGAAGCCATCTGGTGCGGGTGACCGGCGTCGACGAGGCCGCCGTGCGCGCCCTCGCCACCGCCTACGCGGACCGCTTCGACGCGGCGCGCGACGACTGGGAGACCGCCGACCTCTGCCACACGGCCAACGTCGGCCGCTCGCCCCTGGAGTTCCAGACGGCCGTCAGCGGGCGCACGGCCGCCGCGCTGGCGACGGCGCTGCGCGCGGTCGCCGGCGGCAGTGTGCCGATCGCCCGCGCCGACAGCGGCCTGACCACTGAACAGGCCCGGGAACAGGCCCGGGGAGACAGGGATCCGGCCGGGGAACCGTCCCGCCACACCGCCGTCGCCGCCTTGGTGCGAGCCGGATACGCGCACGTCGACTGGGCGGCGCTCTCCGCACCCGGAGCACGGGTCACGGACCTGCCGACGTATCCGTTCGCCGCGCAGAAGCACTGGCACATGCACGAGGCCAAGGGGGAAGCACAGGCAGGGCACCGAGCCGAAGCCCTCCGGACCGAGTGGCGCACCGGCGAACTGCCGCCTCCCGCCCCCTCGTTCTCGTCGCGGCACACATCGGTGCGCCTCGTCACCACGGACCCCGTCCTGCGGGACGCGCTCACCTCCGCTCTCCGCGACCGGGGCGCGGTCGTCGAGGAGACGGACCGGACCGGGCAGACAGCTCAGACGGGGCCGACCCGTCCGAGCACGGACACGGTCGTCGTCGTGGACACTCCGAACCCGCAGGACGCCGAGCCGTACGACCTGAGTGCGTTCTGGTCCGAACTCGGCTCCCTCATAGCGGCGTTGCCCGCCCACGGGCGGCTGCTCTGGGCGGGACACCACAGCGCGGCCGTGCACGCGGCGGAACGCGGACGGCTCCGCCCGGAGGCCGCCGCCATGGCCATGGCCGTACGGGCGGCCTGTGCGGAGAGCCGGAAGTACTCCGCCGTCGTCGACCTGGACCCGGCGGACCCGGCGGATGCGCGGGCCCGCCAGATCGCCGCCGAGTACGCGGCGCTGCCCCAGGGCCCCGACGCCGATCCGGGCACGGACCCGCTCTCCGGCACCTTCGCGGCCTACCGCCACGGCATCAGGTACGTGCCGCACACCGTCACCGCCCCGCCCGGCCCGTCGTACGAGCCGTCCGGGGACGGGTACTACCTGGTGACCGGCGGACTCGGCGCGGTCGGACGGCAGTTGGTCCGGCGGCTCGTCGACCGGGGAGCGCGTCGCGTCGGCGTGGTCGGGCGGTCCGTGATCGACGAGACCCTCTCCGAACCGCTGCGGGAGCTGTCGGGGCGGGCCGAGGTGGCGTACCTGCCCTGTGACGTGTCCGACGCGTCGGCTCTGGCCGTCGTGGCACGGGAGTTCGGGGCGCGCTGGGGCCGTCTGCTCGGTGTCGTGCACTGCTCCGGCGGGGTCAACCCGTTCGGCGCGATGCACCGCCGGCCCTGGAGCGACGCCACGAAGGTGGTCGCCCCGAAGATCCCCGGCTCACTGAACGCCGTACGCCTGGCTCGGGCGCAGGGCGCCGACTTCGCGGTCCTGGTGTCCTCGATCGCGGGCACACGGGCCCGGGCCGGCCGCGGCCTGGTCGACTACAGCCTGGCCAACGCCTACCAACTGGCGCTGGCCGAACGCGAGAACGGCATCGCCACCACGGTCACCGCGCACGCGTGGCCCAACTGGACGGGCACCGGCATGGAGGCGGACGCGTCCTACTCCGCCGCGCACTCCATCGGCACCCATGAGGCGGCGGACGCGTTCCTCGACCACCTGCGGTCGGGAGGCGCGGTCGTCTTCCCCGGCACCGCACCCACGCCCGCATCCCCGCCCACGCCCACGGGGCCCGACGTTCCCGCCGCATCGGCGCAGGGCGCGGCGCGGTCCGGGGCGTACGGCGCGGCCACCGAGATCCGTACCGTGATCCCCGCCCCGGCGACCAATGAACGGGACCGCGAGGAGATGCGCGGTCATGTGCGGGACGCCTTCGTGCACGTACTGGGGGAGGACCCGGGCGACCGCCCGCTCCAGGCGCTGGCGCTGGACTCCCTGGTCATCGCCGAGCTGACCACCGCCCTTGAGCAGCGTGGCGGCCTCACCGTCGACCCGTCCCTGTTCATGCGGGCCCCTACGGCCGACGACATCGCGGCCGCTCTCGCCACGGCCACGTCGGGCCGGACCGCCGCCCCCGACCAGGACGCGTCGCCCGGCCGACCCGTGGCCTCCGACGACCAGCGCGCCTCGGCCCTGAGCGCCCTGCTGCATCCGCTGCTCACCCGCGACCGGGGACCGGTGACGCCATGA